Proteins encoded in a region of the Streptomyces sp. NBC_00258 genome:
- a CDS encoding tRNA (adenine-N1)-methyltransferase, with translation MSEPTGAARRRGPFKVGDQVQLTDPKGRHYTFTLEAGKNFHTHKGSFPHDELIGAPEGSVVRTTGNVAYLALRPLLPDYVLSMPRGAAVVYPKDAGQILAFADIFPGARVVEAGVGSGSLSSFLLRAIGDEGMLHSYERREDFAEIAQQNVERYFGGPHPAWQLTVGDLQDNLSDTEVDRVVLDMLAPWECLEAVSKALVPGGIVCCYVATTTQLARTVESIREIGCFNEPSAWESMIRNWHVEGLAVRPDHRMIGHTGFLLTARRLADGVEPPMRRRRPSKGAYGEDYTGPNADGGAGR, from the coding sequence ATGTCCGAACCGACCGGTGCCGCCCGCCGACGCGGGCCCTTCAAGGTCGGGGACCAGGTTCAGCTGACCGACCCCAAGGGCCGCCACTACACGTTCACGCTCGAAGCGGGGAAGAACTTCCACACCCACAAGGGTTCCTTCCCGCACGACGAGCTGATCGGCGCTCCCGAGGGCAGCGTTGTCCGCACCACGGGGAACGTCGCCTATCTGGCACTGCGCCCCCTGCTCCCCGACTACGTCCTGTCCATGCCCCGCGGCGCCGCCGTGGTCTACCCCAAGGACGCGGGGCAGATCCTGGCCTTCGCCGACATCTTCCCCGGCGCACGCGTCGTGGAAGCGGGCGTGGGCTCCGGCTCGCTCAGCAGTTTCCTGCTGCGCGCCATCGGCGACGAGGGCATGCTGCACTCCTACGAGCGCCGCGAGGACTTCGCCGAGATCGCCCAGCAGAACGTGGAGCGCTACTTCGGCGGCCCGCACCCCGCCTGGCAGCTCACCGTCGGTGACCTCCAGGACAACCTCAGCGACACCGAGGTCGACCGCGTCGTCCTCGACATGCTCGCCCCGTGGGAGTGCCTGGAGGCCGTCTCCAAGGCGCTCGTCCCCGGCGGCATCGTCTGCTGCTACGTGGCGACCACCACCCAGCTCGCCCGGACCGTCGAGTCCATCCGTGAGATCGGCTGCTTCAACGAGCCGAGCGCCTGGGAGTCGATGATCCGCAACTGGCACGTCGAGGGCCTGGCCGTCCGCCCCGACCACCGGATGATCGGCCACACCGGCTTCCTGCTCACCGCCCGCCGCCTCGCGGACGGCGTCGAGCCGCCGATGCGCCGCCGCCGTCCCTCCAAGGGCGCGTACGGCGAGGATTACACCGGTCCGAACGCCGACGGAGGCGCCGGCCGCTGA
- a CDS encoding ferredoxin, with the protein MQQEAGVDGEGLEVWIDQDLCTGDGICAQYAPEVFELDIDGLAYVKSSQDELLQAPGATTPVPLTLLRDVADSAKECPGDCIHVRRVSDRVEVYGPDAE; encoded by the coding sequence GTGCAGCAGGAGGCCGGAGTCGACGGCGAGGGGCTCGAGGTCTGGATCGACCAGGACCTCTGTACCGGCGACGGAATCTGCGCCCAGTACGCCCCCGAGGTCTTCGAGCTGGACATCGACGGCCTGGCCTACGTGAAGAGTTCCCAGGACGAACTCCTGCAGGCCCCGGGCGCCACAACGCCCGTACCGCTGACGCTTCTGCGTGATGTCGCCGACTCCGCGAAGGAGTGCCCGGGCGACTGCATCCATGTACGTCGGGTTTCGGACAGGGTCGAGGTCTACGGCCCCGACGCGGAGTGA
- a CDS encoding site-2 protease family protein, whose amino-acid sequence MIASGRRVERGDIVDESGGSGQPRSGTDEADERRTGRPRPGDPATPTARPHSDEEPHDADAPANPEPEAETDTAAAAGHQDQSQGTPEDSADDQAAGAAGAAGAAGAAGAAGAAGTAAEKEARADAPTADLRKKEPTPPPAPDPRSDGPTPGQPHDVHRTEAHTPPTKPKSGRKRGSSSRRGKEPGGGLLMGRPFGVPVYVAPSWFLVAALITWVFGGQLDRVLPELGMARYLVSLFFAVAFYASVLVHELAHTVAALRFGLPVRRIQLQFFGGVSEIEKESETPGREFVLAFVGPLLSLILGGLFYLALQAVEPGTVPGVLLAGLMISNLIVAAFNLLPGLPLDGGRMLRAVVWKITGKPMSGTIAAAWVGRALAISVLIGLPLLTQSGALGADAEDIGGMDTVMDALLAAILAAIIWTGAGNSLRMARLREHLPELRARALTRRAVPVETNTPLSEALRRANDAGARALVVVDPDGEPLSLVREAAIVGVPEHRRPWVAVSGLAQDLTDGMRVSAELAGEDLLDALRAAPATEYLVVEDSGEIYGVLSAADVEKAFVKAMARPN is encoded by the coding sequence ATGATCGCGAGCGGGAGACGCGTCGAACGAGGGGACATCGTGGACGAGAGCGGCGGGAGCGGGCAGCCGCGATCCGGCACGGACGAGGCGGACGAGCGCCGTACGGGTCGGCCGCGCCCCGGTGATCCGGCCACCCCGACGGCCCGGCCGCACTCCGACGAGGAACCGCACGACGCCGACGCCCCGGCGAACCCCGAGCCCGAGGCAGAGACGGACACGGCAGCGGCAGCGGGGCACCAGGACCAGAGCCAGGGAACCCCGGAGGACTCGGCGGACGACCAGGCCGCTGGAGCCGCTGGAGCCGCTGGAGCCGCTGGAGCCGCTGGAGCCGCTGGAGCCGCTGGAACGGCCGCAGAGAAAGAAGCGCGGGCGGACGCGCCGACGGCCGACCTGCGAAAGAAGGAGCCCACCCCACCGCCCGCCCCGGACCCCCGCTCCGACGGCCCCACGCCCGGGCAGCCCCACGACGTCCACCGCACCGAGGCACACACCCCGCCCACCAAGCCCAAGTCCGGGCGGAAGCGGGGCTCGTCCTCCCGGCGCGGCAAGGAACCGGGCGGCGGCCTGCTCATGGGACGCCCCTTCGGCGTCCCCGTGTACGTGGCGCCCAGCTGGTTCCTCGTCGCCGCACTCATCACCTGGGTCTTCGGCGGCCAGCTCGACCGCGTTCTCCCCGAACTCGGCATGGCCCGCTACCTCGTCTCGCTCTTCTTCGCGGTCGCCTTCTACGCCTCCGTACTCGTCCACGAGCTGGCCCACACGGTCGCCGCCCTGCGCTTCGGACTGCCGGTGCGCCGGATCCAGCTGCAGTTCTTCGGCGGTGTCTCGGAGATCGAGAAGGAGTCCGAGACCCCCGGCCGCGAGTTCGTCCTCGCCTTCGTCGGCCCCCTGCTCTCGCTGATCCTCGGAGGCCTCTTCTACCTCGCCCTGCAGGCCGTCGAGCCGGGCACGGTCCCGGGCGTCCTGCTGGCCGGCCTGATGATCTCGAACCTGATCGTCGCCGCCTTCAACCTGCTCCCCGGCCTGCCCCTCGACGGCGGCCGGATGCTCAGGGCAGTCGTCTGGAAGATCACCGGCAAGCCGATGAGCGGCACGATCGCCGCCGCCTGGGTCGGCCGCGCGCTCGCGATCTCCGTACTCATCGGACTGCCCCTGCTCACCCAGTCAGGGGCGCTCGGCGCCGACGCCGAGGACATCGGCGGCATGGACACCGTCATGGACGCCCTGCTCGCCGCGATCCTGGCCGCGATCATCTGGACCGGCGCCGGGAACAGCCTGCGCATGGCCCGCCTGCGCGAACACCTGCCCGAGCTGAGGGCCCGGGCCCTCACCCGCCGCGCGGTGCCCGTGGAGACCAACACCCCGCTCTCCGAGGCGCTGCGCCGGGCCAACGACGCGGGCGCCCGAGCCCTGGTGGTGGTCGACCCCGACGGCGAACCCCTCTCCCTGGTCCGCGAGGCCGCCATCGTCGGCGTACCGGAACACCGCCGCCCCTGGGTCGCCGTCAGCGGCCTCGCCCAGGACCTGACGGACGGCATGCGGGTCTCCGCCGAACTGGCCGGAGAGGACCTCCTGGACGCCCTGCGCGCGGCCCCCGCGACCGAGTACCTGGTGGTGGAGGACTCCGGCGAGATCTACGGAGTCCTCTCGGCGGCGGACGTGGAGAAGGCGTTCGTGAAGGCGATGGCCCGCCCGAACTGA